The sequence AAGGTGTCGAGCGTGTCGGTCTCGCGCAGCGCAGGCTTGCCGCTGATCGGGCAGCTTGTGTGCTTCCATGTCGGGTGTCGCTCGAGCGGATTGCCGGGGGTGTCGAAATCGATATCCTCGGGCAGTGTCACCGGCAACTGGTCTCTGGGGACAGGCACCGGGCCGTGATCGGGACTATGAATGATCGGTATCGGCGTACCCCAATAGCGCTGGCGCGAGACGCCCCAGTCACGCAGCCGCCAAACGGTGGAGCCTTTGCCCCACCCTTCCGCCTCGGCGCGGGTAATGACTGCGGCCTTGGCGTCTTCTATCGACATGTCATTGAGGAAATCGGAGTTTACGATAGTGCCAGCGCCGGCATAGGCTTCATCGCCTTCGAAATGCGGGTCCGTCTTGTCGCCATCGCTGACCACGCGCTTGACCGGCAGGGCATATTTGCGGGCGAAATCAAGGTCACGCTGGTCATGCGCCGGCACGCCGAAAACCGCGCCCGTGCCATAGTCCATCAGCACGAAATTGGCGACATAGACCGGCAGTTTCCATTGCGTATCAAGCGGATGGGTAGCTTTCAGCCCGGTATCAAAACCGCGCTTTTCCTGCGTCTCGATCTCGGCCGCAGCGGTGCCGGAGCGGCGGCATTCCTCGGCAAATTCGTGCAGCGCTGCATTGCCCTGCGCCAGTTTCAGCGACAGCGGATGGTCAGCGGCAATGGCGACAAAGCTGGCGCCATAGATAGTGTCGGGCCGGGTCGAGAAGACGGTTATTTTCTCCCCCTCTCCTTTAGGGGAGGGGGTCGGGGGGAGGGGGCTATCCGCTTGTGCAGTGCCTAAGTCAGACTCCCCCTCTCCCTTCGCCGCTTCGCGGCTCTTCCCTCTCCCCTGAAGGGGAGAGGGCTTTTTGACCGCAAAATCAAAGGTCAGTCCCTGTGACTTGCCGATCCAGTTTTCCTGCATCGTGCGGACCTTTTCGGGCCAGCCATCCAGGCTATCCAGCCCGGAAAGCAAGTCTTCGGCAAAGTCGGTGATCTTCAAGAACCACTGGTTGAGCTTGCGTTTTTCCACCAGCGCGCCCGAGCGCCAGCCGCGACCGTCAATCACCTGCTCATTGGCGAGCACGGTCATGTCGACCGGATCCCAGTTGACCGCACTTTCCTTGCGATAGACCAGCCCGGCTTCCATCATATCGAGGAACAGCGCCTGTTCATGGCCATAATAGTCCGGCTCACACGTCGCCAATTCGCGACTCCAGTCAAAGGCAAAGCCCAGACGCTTCAGCTGGTCGCGCATGGTGGCAATATTCTGCCGCGTCCAGCCGCCGGGATGCACGCCCTTTTCCATCGCCGCATTTTCTGCCGGCATGCCAAAGGCATCCCAACCCATGGGATGCAGCACCTCATGCCCGCGCATCCGCTCAAAACGCGCCAGCACATCACCCATGGTGTAGTTGCGCACATGGCCCATATGGATGCGCCCCGAAGGATAGGGGAACATCTCCAATATATAGCGCTTGGGTTTGTCACTGGCGCTGTCGGCGCGGAAGGTCTGGGCTTCGTCCCAGGCCTTTTGCCACTTGCCATCCGCCACCAGCGGATTGAACCGCTTGTCCATCTCTGTCATTGGCTCGGATCCTTGCCGCGGGGCCGGGTTACTCGTCGTAAAGGGCGGTGCGACGCAGATCGCGCGCCTTGGTCAGGATGATCTGTTCGAGCTTCTGCACCGTCGCCGCCTGGATCGGCGCATTGATCCAGCCACCCTGCTGCGCGACCTGGCGCGAAGCGGCAACACGCAGAGCATCGGCGCGCAAATCCTGATCGAGAATCGAAATGGTGATCTTTACCCGCTCATTGGGGTTGGTGGGGGTCGAATACCAGTCGGTCACGATCACGCCGCCAGCGCTGTCGGCCTGGACCAGCGGCGCGAAGGAAACCGTATCGAGCGAAGCGCGCCACAAATAGCTGTTCACCCCGATGGTGGTCACCTGCGACGGCGCGATGCTGGCCTCCGGGCGGTCATCATTGCCGCCACCGCATGCGGTGAGCAGCGCCATCGAACAACCCAGCACCATCGCTGTTCTGCCGATACCCCGCCTGATCGCTTTTGGCTGCGACATGAAATTCCCTCTCTTCACTGTCTGTCCCACGGCATCGCTTTACGATCAGCACCGGCCAATCACAAGCGTCAACATGGCTTTATCCTGAACCTTGTCCGCGTTGCTTTAAGGCAACGAATATTACGCCGCGATTTACCATAATCGATAGCCTGAACCTATCGCCCGGCAGTGATGCCATATCATTCATCATCATGTAAGCCATGATGGTTTAATGCCGCATGGCAAGGCCGAATCACCGGATGACGCAAAACTGCGCAAAATTTGTGGAGGAATTGCAACATATCGTGATGAATCGCCGAAATGCAGTAATATGCGGATGCATTTGCAGGCGCATTGCCATATGGCGGGATCAAGGAGATTGACAAGGTGTCCTACAGACTGAGAACGGCATTTATGGGAGGCGCGCTGGCTGTTGGCGTGTTTGCTGCCATGCCCTCGGTCAGCTTCGCTTCGGGCAATGGCTTCAACGCCGAACCCATCCCGCTCAGCGCACGCGGCGGCATCGGCTCCTTCACTCCGGCTTCTATCGATGACACACTGGTATCATCGCTGAAACTTGCCGACCTCAAGGTCAGCAGCAATTTCCGCTTCACACCCGCCGCCGAAGACGGCACCGGCAAACGCGCCGTAACCGTTGCCGCACGTGTCCTCAGCGAGGCAAGCGAAGCCGTGGCGATCCGCGAAGCCGCTGCCGAAGTCGGTGCAGGTGTCGCACCGGTGAAGATCACCCCGACCAGCTACAGCCTCGGCGTCGCCAAGGGCTGGCAGACTTTTGCCCTTCCCGACACGGTCAAGAAAATCGATGTTCCCGATCTTTCGGAACTGGGCAGCGCACCGGGGCGCGGCGATAGCGGCAAGAAGAGCCGCTTCAATCCGCGCATTGAGCTCGACTCCTCGACCCAGGTCGGCAGCAGCCCGCGCACATTTGAAGGCGACACCGCTTATTCGGTCGATGTCGGCGGCAGCTATCGCGTCAGCGGCAATCTCAACGTCACCGCAGGTGTGCGCCTGCGCGATGAACGTGACCGGCTGGCACCGCTGACCGGCAAGCAGACCGACAGCCAAGCCGTTTATGTCGGAACCCAGTTCCGCTTCTGACCTCGGCTTTTTGCTAGCCGCCTCTCTCTGACAATCCATCTATAGCCCCCCAGCCGCTGCTGAAACGTGCCAGCCGTGCATGGTTGGCATGGGTTACGCCGCCCAGCGCATAGACCGGGCAGCGGGCGAGGCGCGCAATCGCGGCAAAGCGCATCGGCCCCAGTGTCGCGGCACCCGGATGGCTGCGTGTCGGATAGACCGGCGAGATAAATACGGCATCGGCGCCGCGACGCGCCGCCATCGCCAGTTCGGCAAGATCATGCACCGCAGCCAGCCATAGGCCGCGCCGCAGCGCGACCGGGCCGGCCTGTGGCCCATGTGCCGGGGCGTAAACACCATCGGCGTCCAATGCCTGTGCTGTCCTAGCGTTCCCCGACCACAGCCATATCCGGTCCGCAGCGGCATGGCGCTGCATCAAATTGGTGAACAAGGCACGGCGCTCGGCCTCGGGCAGATGGTAATGACGAAACACAATGCCGCTGCCGGGGGGCAAGGCGGTAATAGCGCCATCCAGCCTGGCCTGCGCGCGCGCATCGGTAAACAGCCATAGCCAGGGCAGGTCTTCACCACGAGTCGGCAAAGGTGACTGGAAAGCCGGCATGGTCGTGCTTATAGGGTGGCAGCATGAGCGAAGACAATAGCAGCGACAGCGCCGCAGAGCGCCTTGCCTCGGTGCAGGCAGATATTGCCGCAGCATGCCAGCGCGCCAATCGTGCCGACAACCCGCCCATGCTGATCGCGGTCAGCAAAACCCATCCTGCCGAGGCGATCACCCCGCTGATCGCCCAGGGCCATAAGGATTTCGGTGAGAACCGGGTGCAGGAAGCGGCGGGAAAATGGCCCGCTCTGCGTGAGCAGCATCCCGATATCAGGCTGCACATGATCGGCCAGTTGCAATCGAACAAGGCTGGCGATGCGGTGCGCCTGTTCGACATGATCCATTCGCTCGACCGGCCTTCTCTGGCGAAGGCGCTGGGCAAAGCGATGGCGGAACAGCAGAAACATGTCCCCTGCCTGATCCAGGTCAATATCGGCGATGAGGACCAGAAGGGCGGCTGCGCAGTCAGTGACATCGCCGCGCTTCTGGATACGGCCCGGGGCCATGATATCCCGGTTATCGGGCTGATGTGTATCCCGCCTGCCGGCCGCGAACCGGCACCCTATTTTGCACTGCTCGACAAGCTGGCCGATGATCATGGCCTCGCCCAACGCTCAATGGGCATGTCGGGCGATTATGTCACCGCCACCGAAATAGGCGCGACATATTTGCGGGTGGGCAGTGCGCTATTTGGTCCGCGCCGAGGCTGAGCGATCACCCCTGCTCTTCGGGCTTGCTGCCCTTCTCCTGCTCGCGTGACGCCTTGATCTCTTCGGGGCTGTCGGGTTTGACGAAGCTGATGATCTGGTCACCCTGCTCAATCACCGGACGCGCCTGGGCCGAAAAGAATAACAGCTTCTGATTGGGCTTGAGAATCGCCACCGGTTCCTCGCCTTCGCCCAGATTGGCACGGAAATCATCATAGCTGAACTTCTCGGTCAGCCGGGTGCGGCTGAACACCCAGCCGGCGCGCGCCCGATCAACCAGATCGGCATAGCTGGTGCCGTTCTCGAGCAATATTCGTCCGCGCATGGCGCGCTCGCCGCTTTCATCGGGCGCATTGCTGTCAACGCTGACCGCGCTGATCCGGTCATAGCCAACCTCGGGACCGAGGTCGGAGCTGAGCAGCTGGTTATAGCTGTCATTATCGGTGGCAACGATGAGATGCTGATAGGCACCGATATCGATGCTGTCGTCGAGCGCCTCGTCGAGAATATCGCCATCATGGATGTCGAGTTCACGCTGACGCGCCCCGCGCAGGGCAAAGCGGCTGGTGTCGGAGATGGTCACCGGAATATCGAGCGATTTGAGGAAGGCGCCCAGTTCGAGCGTCCAGCGATTGGCACCGACCAGCATCACCGCCTTGCCATCGCCCTCTTCTATGCCCAGCCGCTGCGCCACCCAGCGGGCGGAAAAGCCATGCGCAAAGATGGTGACGATGACCACGGCGAAGCTGAGCGCCACCAGCGCCTCGGCATCTTCATAACCGCTATTGACCAGTCGCTTGGCGAACAGCCCGGTAATTGCCACCGCGACAATGCCGCGCGGCGCGATCCAGCCGATAAAGGCCTGTTCACGCAACGGCACAGAGCTGAACAACAGGCTGGTGAACACGGTCAGCGGCCGCACAACGAACAACAGCACCAGCAGGAAGAGGATGAACTGCAGCTGGAATTTCTGCAGCGTCTCCCAGTCGAGTTGCGCCGACAGCAGGATGAACACACCGGAGATCAGCAGCACCGACAGGTCCTCCTTGAATCGGTGCAGTGCGCGGCTGGCATAATAGGGCCGATTGGCCATCACCACGCCCATGATGGTGACAGTGATCAGCCCGGTCTCGTGCATGATCAGGTCGGCGAGGACAAAGCCGAGAATCACCACGATCAGCAGGATCGGCGCCTTGAGATATTCCGGCACATAGCCGCGTGGGAACAGCCAGGTCATGCCATAGCCCAGCACCCCGCCAATCACCCCGGCGAGAAAGCTGGCACCGAGCACGTCAAAGGCGACATTGGCCGCGCCGCCGCCCTTGTCATAGGTGATATAGGCATAGATGCCGACGGCGAGCAGCGCGCCGATCGGATCGTTGACGATGCCCTCCCATTTGAGGATGTCGCGCACCCGGGCGCCGACACGCAAATTGCGCAGCATCGGCCCGATCACCGTTGGCCCGGTGACCACCAATATACCGCCAAACAGCGCCGCCACCGGCAAGGACAGCCCGGCAATATAATAGGCCGCCGCTGTGCCCAGCGCCCAACCGACAGGCACTCCGACCAGCACCAGCCGCGACACCGCCCATCCGGCGATGCGCAAATCCCGGAAATTGAGGCTGAGCCCGCCCTCGAACAGGATCACCGCAACCGCCAGCTTGACAATGGGATCGAGCAGCGCGCCGAAATCATTTTCCGGATTGATAATGCCCAGCACCGGCCCGGCAACGATGCCGACAATCAGCATCAGCGCGATAGCCGGGCGGCCGGTACGCCACGCCACCCATTGCGCGCCTATGCCGAGCGCGCCGATCAGCGCGATCTTGACCATCAGCGAATCCAGTAACTCGATATGCATGGACTATCCGGACATTTTCCTCATTGGCGAGCCGTCATACACATTACGCCGCACACACAATAGGGGCGACGATCCTGCAAGGTTCTTAAGACCCATTTATGGCAATGGAATATCCGTTCCCCGCTACTGACAGCCATGTTTTTCAAGCACCATGCGGCTAGCGGATAGATTGCATCTATTGCGTTGATTTTCGGGTTACAAAATCGGGCGCAGCCGATTACACATGTCAGCCAATGATGACAGAAGCGGGTGTCAGCACAGGCGCGCTTCCCGTCATCCGGGCAAGGCGCCAGGCAGCTGCCGGGGCGCTGTGGAGGACAAAATGGCGAAGACAATCCTGATAGCATCCGATCTGACCGCGCGCAGCGACCGACCATTCCTGCGCGCCGCCATGCTGGCGGAGGAATGGGACGCGCAGCGCGCTGTGCTGTTCGCCAATGCCGACAAGTCACGCGTCGACCAGGACAGTGTCGAGAAACAGCTCAAGCGCAGCTATGGCGCCGACATGGATGCCTGTTCGGTGGTGGTGGCCCATGGCAAGGTTCCCGAGACCATCGCCAAGACTGCCAGGGGCCTCGATGCCGATATCATCGTTGTCGGCGCGGCGCGGCATAATAATGTCACCGATTTCTTTCTCGGTACCGCAGTCGACTATGTCGTGCGCCGCGCCGAGGCACCGGTGCTGGTAGTCAAGGAACGGGCGCATCACACCTACCGCAAGATCATGGTCGCGGTGGACTTTTCCGAATCATCGAAAAACGCGGTGCAAACCGCACTCACCCTGTTCCCCAAGGCGCATATCACCCTCGCCCATGCCTTTCATGTTGCCTATTCGGCCTGGCTCAAATCCGACGGCGTTTCCGATGAGATGCGCGGCGATGCCGAGCGCGAGATGCAGCAGTTTCTGGACGATCTCGAGCTGACCGAGACCGACCGGGCGCGCATCACCTCCGCCGTGCTCGAGGGTAATCTGCATCAGAGCATTTACGACATGCTGCTGGGCGAGGATATGGACCTGCTGGTGCTCGGTACCCATGGTCGCTCGGGCTTCACCCAGGCCACTATCGGCAGTCGCGCCAGCGAGATGCTGGGTTGGGCACCAACCGATGTGCTGATGGTTCGCGGGAAGTGACAGGCTCCCGGCCGCTTTCTGATATTGATATCCGAACCGGGTCAGGGAAAAGACGGAATATGCACCCGGGGTTCATCCAGAAAATATCGTGAACCCGGAGCAGCAGGCATGTTCAGTTTGCAGCCGTCATTAACTGAACTCTTGCGTCTTTAGAAGCGCGCCGTCCTCATCATAAACTCTCCACGTGCCTTTCTTTTTTCCGTGCTCGAACCGGCCTTCGTCCCAGAGCTGACCATTGGGATGATAACGCTTCCATGCACCGTGCTTTTGTTCTTCATCGTCGAAACCACCCGTCGCGCGTGGTTCACCGGTTTTGTAAAACCATTGCCATTGGCCAACAATCCTTCCGTCCTTGTAGCTGCCAGAAGACTGCATCTGGCCATTATTGAGGAAGTATTTCCACGTACCTGATTTCTTTCCGCCGTCGAACTCACCCTGACAAGAAACATGGCCGTTCTTGAAGTAGAGCTCAAACGGGCCATTTTTGGGATTGCCGTCTTCGTCGATTCCCGGGATATCTTTCATTCGTTTACACTCCTGGTAAAGCAGCTCCCCGGACGTCTATGAAGCGCCAAAGTTTGAAGCGCGGGATGTTGAATCATACAACACGATCATAGCAGCTCCATGAGCTGGATTAGGTTGCCACAGGTATCATCGAATACCGCAATTTTCGCACCACCGGCCTTTAGAGGCGGCTGGGTAAATCTGACGCCTTGTTCCTCAAGACGCTCCACTTCCGCAGAAACATCGTCCACCTGAAATGCCGTAAACGGAATGCCGTCAGCCATAAGAGCCTTCTGGTATTCACGCGTGGCAGGATGCGCATTTGGTTCCAGACAGAGTTCCACCCCTTCGGGTTCCTCAGCCGAAACAACAGTAATCCAGCGGTGCTCGCCGACGGGAATGTCATGCTTGAGCACAAAACCCAGCGCGCCGGTGTAGAAATCAAGAGCTTTGGCCTGATCGTCAACAGCAACACTTTTGGCGTACATTCTCATTCTGGGCCTCCTTCAAAAAATGGCTCTAACCAGGGGTGGACCGCGTCGGTCACTGACGATGCGGTAAAAGAATGGACCTTCGACCTGCCACGCCACGAGGTCTGGATAAGTTCAGCTCGCTCCAGAGTGTTGAGATGCCGCGTAATGGCTTGACGACTTAGAGTGATCGCATGCTCCTCGAAGAGTCTTGCGCACAGCTCAAACAGAGTCTGGTCATTGCGCTTTCTCAGCTCATCGAGAATGAGTAGGCGCGTATCATCACCGAGCGCGCGAAAAACGCGACTCAGCTTCGGATCGAAGGGAACAGTCATGGATTACATTATGCAATGAAAGTGTTGCATGTCAAACTGTCTTTCCTGTTACACCAGCCTCTTTGAGAGCAAAGGACTGAGCGAGCAGACATTTCGGACACAGCCTGATTTTCCCGTTCTTACCAGCG comes from Pseudomonadota bacterium and encodes:
- a CDS encoding YggS family pyridoxal phosphate-dependent enzyme; this encodes MSEDNSSDSAAERLASVQADIAAACQRANRADNPPMLIAVSKTHPAEAITPLIAQGHKDFGENRVQEAAGKWPALREQHPDIRLHMIGQLQSNKAGDAVRLFDMIHSLDRPSLAKALGKAMAEQQKHVPCLIQVNIGDEDQKGGCAVSDIAALLDTARGHDIPVIGLMCIPPAGREPAPYFALLDKLADDHGLAQRSMGMSGDYVTATEIGATYLRVGSALFGPRRG
- a CDS encoding VOC family protein; the encoded protein is MRMYAKSVAVDDQAKALDFYTGALGFVLKHDIPVGEHRWITVVSAEEPEGVELCLEPNAHPATREYQKALMADGIPFTAFQVDDVSAEVERLEEQGVRFTQPPLKAGGAKIAVFDDTCGNLIQLMELL
- the leuS gene encoding leucine--tRNA ligase; translation: MDKRFNPLVADGKWQKAWDEAQTFRADSASDKPKRYILEMFPYPSGRIHMGHVRNYTMGDVLARFERMRGHEVLHPMGWDAFGMPAENAAMEKGVHPGGWTRQNIATMRDQLKRLGFAFDWSRELATCEPDYYGHEQALFLDMMEAGLVYRKESAVNWDPVDMTVLANEQVIDGRGWRSGALVEKRKLNQWFLKITDFAEDLLSGLDSLDGWPEKVRTMQENWIGKSQGLTFDFAVKKPSPLQGRGKSREAAKGEGESDLGTAQADSPLPPTPSPKGEGEKITVFSTRPDTIYGASFVAIAADHPLSLKLAQGNAALHEFAEECRRSGTAAAEIETQEKRGFDTGLKATHPLDTQWKLPVYVANFVLMDYGTGAVFGVPAHDQRDLDFARKYALPVKRVVSDGDKTDPHFEGDEAYAGAGTIVNSDFLNDMSIEDAKAAVITRAEAEGWGKGSTVWRLRDWGVSRQRYWGTPIPIIHSPDHGPVPVPRDQLPVTLPEDIDFDTPGNPLERHPTWKHTSCPISGKPALRETDTLDTFADSSWYFLRFASQPDDKPFDAEEVAKWLPVGQYIGGIEHAILHLLYARFWTRALKQIGLIDVDEPFASLFTQGMVTHETYQMGDGSWLSPDEVRQDGSDWIHIESGAPVEAGRVVKMSKSKKNVIDPEPIVDQYGADAVRWFMLSDSPPERDLPWSEAGIEGSWRFVQRVWRIAQMADNAAPGEAGADKALLRVLHQTIAGVTEDIGQLGFNKAVAKLYTLAAAIEKAQPSPDRNEAIRALVLMVGPMTPHLAEEAWALLGGEGLIANAAWPVADMALAVDDEVTIAVQVKGKLRDTVTVAKGLGKEEMETLALASEKVQRSIDGAEIRKVIVVPDRLVNIVI
- a CDS encoding thiamine phosphate synthase, with the translated sequence MPAFQSPLPTRGEDLPWLWLFTDARAQARLDGAITALPPGSGIVFRHYHLPEAERRALFTNLMQRHAAADRIWLWSGNARTAQALDADGVYAPAHGPQAGPVALRRGLWLAAVHDLAELAMAARRGADAVFISPVYPTRSHPGAATLGPMRFAAIARLARCPVYALGGVTHANHARLARFSSGWGAIDGLSERGG
- a CDS encoding winged helix-turn-helix domain-containing protein; the protein is MTVPFDPKLSRVFRALGDDTRLLILDELRKRNDQTLFELCARLFEEHAITLSRQAITRHLNTLERAELIQTSWRGRSKVHSFTASSVTDAVHPWLEPFFEGGPE
- a CDS encoding universal stress protein — translated: MAKTILIASDLTARSDRPFLRAAMLAEEWDAQRAVLFANADKSRVDQDSVEKQLKRSYGADMDACSVVVAHGKVPETIAKTARGLDADIIVVGAARHNNVTDFFLGTAVDYVVRRAEAPVLVVKERAHHTYRKIMVAVDFSESSKNAVQTALTLFPKAHITLAHAFHVAYSAWLKSDGVSDEMRGDAEREMQQFLDDLELTETDRARITSAVLEGNLHQSIYDMLLGEDMDLLVLGTHGRSGFTQATIGSRASEMLGWAPTDVLMVRGK
- a CDS encoding sodium:proton antiporter, with the protein product MHIELLDSLMVKIALIGALGIGAQWVAWRTGRPAIALMLIVGIVAGPVLGIINPENDFGALLDPIVKLAVAVILFEGGLSLNFRDLRIAGWAVSRLVLVGVPVGWALGTAAAYYIAGLSLPVAALFGGILVVTGPTVIGPMLRNLRVGARVRDILKWEGIVNDPIGALLAVGIYAYITYDKGGGAANVAFDVLGASFLAGVIGGVLGYGMTWLFPRGYVPEYLKAPILLIVVILGFVLADLIMHETGLITVTIMGVVMANRPYYASRALHRFKEDLSVLLISGVFILLSAQLDWETLQKFQLQFILFLLVLLFVVRPLTVFTSLLFSSVPLREQAFIGWIAPRGIVAVAITGLFAKRLVNSGYEDAEALVALSFAVVIVTIFAHGFSARWVAQRLGIEEGDGKAVMLVGANRWTLELGAFLKSLDIPVTISDTSRFALRGARQRELDIHDGDILDEALDDSIDIGAYQHLIVATDNDSYNQLLSSDLGPEVGYDRISAVSVDSNAPDESGERAMRGRILLENGTSYADLVDRARAGWVFSRTRLTEKFSYDDFRANLGEGEEPVAILKPNQKLLFFSAQARPVIEQGDQIISFVKPDSPEEIKASREQEKGSKPEEQG
- a CDS encoding DUF3576 domain-containing protein gives rise to the protein MSQPKAIRRGIGRTAMVLGCSMALLTACGGGNDDRPEASIAPSQVTTIGVNSYLWRASLDTVSFAPLVQADSAGGVIVTDWYSTPTNPNERVKITISILDQDLRADALRVAASRQVAQQGGWINAPIQAATVQKLEQIILTKARDLRRTALYDE